A part of Myxococcales bacterium genomic DNA contains:
- a CDS encoding serine/threonine protein kinase, which produces MITEIASKDMPKNIGNYRLVKKIGQGGMSVVYEGFDTRLERSVAIKILHPFLAESDEYRARFLREAQVVARLTHPNIVQIYDMGYSDHDNNLLYIVTELVSGQTLKDWAKKNNILDAPEFAALIIIQIAHALEHAHQKAIIHRDIKPENIMLTTEGQIKLMDFGIASIGSEENLTQAGTLLGSLAHLAPEIINGNKASVASDIYSLSVVFFWLLSKKLPFNGNSPHALLKAIVDQPAPKAQLLSPFVSDSLALLVEKGMNKNPSFRFQSASALISAIQRALKDFGVAIEDKSFSQAVAMKKSLSDIKRTISQQIAQKKSEYEAQKQTIKALELQCRLDALPNSKRPTSNYFFKKTLALSAIFLIAAVAFYLWPKNSSQSLPNISKTMVTQEVIISAKEAQSMLSEPIIETKTEALPQIQSEQEKTPPPIKKEPPKKETISTKSKQKIDVVIWPFANIFIDGKLLAKNQKSISLQLPLGSHKLSFTHKYAATVEKLVKIDKITEPVELSIVLNKTKPAFLVVQCLQDANVAINSSFKGTAHQSTKKPIVITLPDRTHAIKEKVLIYLEGFKPYVNDIEFTAGKIKLLKVNLTPI; this is translated from the coding sequence ATGATCACAGAAATAGCTAGCAAAGATATGCCGAAAAATATAGGCAACTATCGCCTTGTCAAAAAAATTGGGCAAGGCGGCATGAGCGTTGTCTATGAAGGATTCGATACCAGACTTGAGCGTTCTGTCGCTATTAAAATTCTTCATCCATTTTTAGCTGAAAGCGATGAATATAGAGCCAGATTTTTAAGAGAGGCTCAAGTTGTCGCACGCTTAACTCATCCAAATATCGTACAAATTTATGATATGGGCTACTCGGACCATGACAATAACTTGCTTTATATCGTAACTGAACTTGTTTCTGGACAAACCCTTAAAGACTGGGCTAAAAAAAATAATATTTTGGATGCACCAGAGTTTGCTGCACTTATTATTATTCAGATCGCACATGCCTTAGAGCACGCTCATCAAAAAGCTATTATTCACAGAGATATAAAACCTGAAAACATCATGCTCACAACCGAAGGCCAAATTAAACTTATGGACTTTGGTATTGCCAGTATTGGCAGCGAAGAAAATCTTACCCAAGCAGGAACTTTGCTTGGATCCTTAGCCCATTTAGCTCCAGAAATTATCAATGGAAACAAAGCATCCGTTGCCTCAGATATCTATTCGTTGTCGGTAGTATTTTTTTGGCTTCTAAGCAAAAAACTCCCTTTCAATGGCAACTCTCCTCACGCGCTTTTAAAAGCCATTGTGGATCAACCTGCCCCAAAAGCACAGCTTCTATCTCCTTTTGTATCTGATAGCTTGGCCTTGCTCGTAGAGAAGGGTATGAATAAAAATCCCTCCTTTCGTTTTCAGTCAGCAAGCGCACTTATCAGTGCTATCCAACGAGCTTTGAAAGACTTTGGAGTTGCAATAGAGGACAAAAGTTTTTCTCAAGCAGTGGCAATGAAAAAGTCTTTATCGGACATAAAACGCACTATCAGCCAACAGATTGCCCAAAAAAAATCTGAATACGAAGCCCAAAAGCAAACAATAAAAGCTTTGGAACTTCAATGCAGACTCGATGCCCTACCAAATTCTAAGCGCCCAACTTCAAATTATTTTTTTAAAAAAACCCTTGCCCTATCTGCCATTTTTCTAATTGCTGCCGTGGCATTTTACTTATGGCCCAAAAATTCTTCTCAATCCTTGCCCAATATTTCAAAAACTATGGTCACTCAAGAAGTAATTATTTCAGCCAAAGAAGCTCAATCTATGCTGTCGGAGCCAATCATAGAAACTAAGACTGAAGCTCTTCCTCAAATTCAATCTGAACAAGAAAAAACACCACCTCCCATAAAAAAGGAGCCACCTAAAAAAGAAACAATTTCAACTAAGAGTAAACAAAAAATTGATGTTGTTATTTGGCCTTTTGCCAATATTTTCATTGATGGAAAACTGCTGGCCAAAAATCAAAAGAGCATAAGTTTACAGCTGCCTTTAGGTTCCCACAAATTGAGCTTTACCCACAAGTATGCTGCAACAGTAGAAAAATTGGTTAAAATCGATAAGATCACAGAGCCCGTAGAGCTTTCCATTGTTCTCAACAAAACTAAGCCTGCATTTCTAGTTGTACAGTGTTTACAGGATGCCAATGTTGCAATTAATTCGAGTTTTAAGGGAACAGCCCATCAAAGCACCAAAAAACCCATTGTGATAACACTGCCTGACCGAACTCATGCTATCAAAGAAAAAGTTTTAATCTATCTTGAAGGATTCAAACCCTACGTTAATGATATAGAGTTTACCGCCGGCAAAATAAAACTATTAAAAGTAAATTTGACACCAATCTAG
- a CDS encoding sigma 54-interacting transcriptional regulator, whose translation MASIEISDAIGGKKSISLFKRLSIVGRGEGVDIELLDPNAPALAAYISQSGNSFTLSIPEHEPAALVKGFPSKKFTLIDNESFSLGSDLLTFRAHDQEHISTENKKNDEYDQVLAYKRLLNFSQRIAKEKDIDTLLSTLLKEITQLTGAEHGFLVLIEDGVPKRKVQESIDSKEPMECLSPMSDSIVKKVISQKEPVIISDALNDQEFSSSLSVINYRLTSVMCVPLIYQGHIFGAIYVANNSFTHAFNQKSLELMTIYSSQAAMLVQNALHINALKNHTKSLQDSLEFTKFGGLIGGCSSMQHIFRQVEKIASTDVNVLITGETGTGKEQIAREIHNRSLRKENSFIIVNCNAIPENLLESELFGHVRGAFSGATQSRIGKIQMAHNGTIFLDEISELPLHLQIKIMEVLSENRISKIGDNKSEEINIRVIAASNRDLMEMVKAQAFRQDLYYRLNIVQITAPPLRERGNDVLVIANFFLQKYAKIYGKEVIGLDQEAQNTILNFQWPGNIRQLENRIRRAVVMSDHNRISVNDLGIKADMENGILPLADALERFRSQYIHESLERNAHNRTKTAHELGVDPRTIFRHLEGLKKELDS comes from the coding sequence ATGGCCTCTATCGAAATTTCTGACGCTATAGGCGGCAAAAAAAGTATTAGCTTGTTCAAACGTCTTTCTATAGTTGGCCGAGGTGAAGGCGTAGATATCGAGCTTCTCGACCCCAACGCTCCAGCATTGGCAGCTTATATTAGCCAAAGCGGAAATTCTTTTACTCTCTCTATACCCGAACACGAACCTGCAGCCCTTGTAAAAGGATTTCCATCAAAGAAATTCACTCTAATTGATAATGAAAGTTTTAGTTTGGGATCAGACCTACTCACTTTTAGAGCTCACGATCAAGAACATATCTCCACAGAAAACAAAAAAAATGATGAGTATGATCAAGTGCTCGCCTACAAAAGATTGCTCAATTTCTCGCAAAGAATCGCCAAAGAAAAAGATATTGATACGCTTCTTTCAACCTTACTCAAAGAAATTACTCAACTTACAGGCGCTGAGCATGGCTTTTTAGTTTTGATAGAAGATGGCGTTCCCAAAAGAAAAGTTCAGGAATCAATCGATAGCAAAGAACCCATGGAATGCTTAAGCCCAATGAGTGACTCTATCGTAAAAAAAGTTATTAGCCAAAAAGAACCAGTAATAATTAGCGATGCCCTCAACGATCAAGAATTTTCAAGCTCTTTATCAGTTATCAACTATCGTTTGACTTCTGTGATGTGCGTTCCCCTGATATATCAAGGACATATTTTTGGCGCAATCTATGTTGCCAATAACTCTTTTACCCATGCATTTAACCAAAAAAGTTTAGAGCTCATGACCATCTACTCCAGCCAAGCAGCTATGCTCGTGCAGAATGCTCTTCATATCAACGCTCTCAAAAACCATACAAAATCTTTGCAAGACAGCCTAGAATTCACTAAATTTGGTGGTTTGATTGGCGGCTGCTCAAGTATGCAGCATATTTTTCGTCAGGTTGAAAAAATTGCATCCACCGATGTGAATGTGTTGATAACAGGTGAAACAGGAACAGGAAAAGAGCAAATTGCACGCGAAATACATAACCGCTCACTCAGAAAAGAGAACTCTTTTATTATTGTTAACTGCAATGCCATACCAGAAAATTTGCTAGAGAGTGAATTATTCGGGCATGTCAGGGGGGCGTTTAGTGGTGCCACCCAAAGCCGTATTGGAAAAATTCAGATGGCACATAACGGCACCATCTTTTTAGATGAAATCAGTGAACTGCCATTGCATTTGCAAATAAAAATTATGGAGGTTTTAAGCGAAAACCGCATAAGCAAAATTGGCGATAACAAAAGCGAAGAAATAAATATTCGAGTTATCGCTGCAAGCAATCGCGACTTAATGGAAATGGTCAAAGCTCAGGCTTTTCGTCAAGATCTTTACTACCGGCTCAACATCGTTCAAATAACAGCACCTCCTCTCAGAGAAAGAGGCAACGATGTATTGGTTATTGCTAATTTTTTCCTACAAAAATATGCCAAAATCTATGGCAAAGAAGTCATAGGCTTAGATCAAGAAGCACAAAATACCATTCTCAATTTTCAATGGCCTGGAAATATACGGCAACTGGAAAACCGTATTCGAAGAGCGGTAGTCATGAGCGATCACAATCGCATTAGTGTGAATGACTTGGGCATCAAAGCTGATATGGAAAATGGCATCTTACCTTTAGCAGATGCTCTTGAACGCTTCCGTTCTCAGTATATCCACGAATCGCTGGAAAGAAATGCCCACAACAGGACTAAGACTGCACACGAACTTGGCGTTGATCCGCGAACTATTTTTCGGCACCTAGAAGGATTAAAGAAGGAATTGGACAGTTGA